In Populus alba chromosome 1, ASM523922v2, whole genome shotgun sequence, a single window of DNA contains:
- the LOC118033957 gene encoding probable lysophospholipase BODYGUARD 3, producing the protein MPLGEMAVMGKTMMVLTLTGRVLHDAVSFIVFSFLDILDLVLCFAFKAVDFIIEAEWKPCYCASAKEAITSSGKILVSEQGESKIVCLTSTKLRLEEISDTLYTRTSLVSEISKSTVNELKRIKLEGKSSTVTVQTSEKIKKGTMRSTLTVNSTIVEMLQGKIGGQHLHPISRWSDCDCKSCTSWTSSSKETLFVRAEGPKDKGKGDVLFIHGFISSSAFWTETLFPNFSHAAKSTYRLFAIDLLGFGRSPKPADSLYTLREHLDMIEQSVLEPYEVKSFHIVAHSLGCILALALAVKHPGSVKSLTLLAPPYYKVPKGVLATQHVMRQVAPRRVWPLITFGASMACWYEHISRAICLVICKNHRLWEFLTKLVTRNRMKTFLIEGFCCHTHNAAWHTLHNIICGTGSKLEGYLDSVRDHLNCDVNIFHGKKDELIPVECSYNVQHKVPRARVKVLDDEDHITIVVNRQKVFARELEEIWKRSSG; encoded by the exons ATGCCTCTTGGAGAAATGGCTGTAATGGGAAAAACCATGATGGTTTTAACATTAACAGGCAGGGTTTTACATGATGCTGTGAGCTTCATTGTCTTCTCTTTTCTAGACATCCTTGATCTCGTTCTATGCTTTGCATTCAAAGCTGTGGATTTCATCATTGAAGCTGAATGGAAACCTTGTTATTGTGCCTCGGCTAAGGAAGCCATAACTAGCAGTGGCAAGATCTTGGTCTCTGAACAAGGTGAGTCCAAAATCGTTTGCCTTACTTCTACCAAGTTAAGGTTAGAAGAGATCTCGGACACTCTTTACACTCGTACTTCATTAGTGTCTGAGATTTCAAAATCAACGGTTAATGAGCTCAAGCGAATCAAGTTGGAGGGTAAGTCCAGTACTGTCACTGTACAGACATCTGAGAAGATCAAGAAAGGAACTATGAGATCCACATTAACTGTCAACTCTACCATTGTTGAAATGCTTCAAGGGAAGATTGGAGGCCAGCACTTACATCCCATTTCAAGATGGTCTGATTGTGATTGCAAGTCTTGCACTTCATGGACCTCTTCTAGCAAAGAAACCCTCTTCGTTAGGGCTGAAGGACCTAAAg ATAAGGGAAAAGGAGATGTCCTCTTCATTCATGGATTCATTTCATCTTCAGCATTTTGGACAGAGACATTATTTCCAAACTTCTCACATGCAGCTAAATCAACCTACCGATTATTTGCCATCGATCTATTAGGGTTTGGGAGGAGCCCTAAGCCAGCTGACTCCCTTTACACATTAAGAGAGCATTTGGACATGATTGAACAATCCGTTCTTGAACCATACGAGGTCAAATCCTTCCACATTGTTGCTCATTCTTTAGGCTGTATTTTGGCCCTAGCACTTGCCGTCAAACACCCCGGCTCGGTCAAGTCCTTGACCCTCCTTGCACCA CCATATTACAAAGTACCAAAAGGTGTCCTAGCAACGCAGCATGTGATGAGACAAGTAGCTCCAAGGCGTGTTTGGCCACTGATCACATTTGGTGCCTCGATGGCGTGCTGGTATGAGCACATCAGCAGGGCAATTTGCCTTGTCATATGCAAAAATCATCGGTTGTGGGAGTTCCTTACCAAACTAGTCACAAGAAACAG gATGAAGACATTCTTAATTGAAGGGTTCTGTTGCCACACCCACAATGCTGCATGGCACACCCTACACAACATCATTTGTGGCACCGGCAGCAAGCTCGAAGGGTACTTGGACTCAGTCCGTGACCACCTCAATTGTGATGTCAATATCTTCCACGGAAAAAAAGATGAGCTCATCCCAGTGGAATGTAGCTACAATGTTCAACATAAAGTCCCTCGTGCTCGAGTTAAGGTCCTTGATGATGAAGATCATATTACAATTGTTGTTAATAGACAAAAGGTGTTTGCTAGAGAACTTGAAGAGATTTGGAAGAGATCAAGTGGTTAA
- the LOC118033958 gene encoding beta-carotene isomerase D27, chloroplastic: MVALSSLQVVQFRPPQDLSLHKWRPRSFIKCRIAEPTGEPAPLGQKTKYMDGFFEKAFMTLFARKMEKFAAPAKNGSASKEKGWFDYDYESFVDVSKRVMQGRNRKQQQEVVREVLLSMLPPGAPEQFKKLFPPTKWAAEFNAALTVPFFQWLVGPSEVVEVEVNGEKQKSGVHIKKCRYLENSGCVGMCVNMCKIPTQDFFTNEFGLPLTMIPNFEDMSCEMVYGQVPPPFEEDPVVKQPCLADICTLASPNSSFCPKLEA, translated from the exons ATGGTGGCTCTAAGCAGCCTCCAAGTTGTCCAGTTTAGACCTCCACAAGATCTTTCATTACATAAATGGAGACCGAGAAGTTTCATCAAGTGTAGGATTGCAGAGCCAACAGGAGAACCGGCCCCTTTAGGacagaaaacaaaatacatggATGGGTTCTTTGAGAAAGCGTTCATGACTCTATTTGCTAGAAAGATGGAGAAGTTTGCGGCTCCTGCAAAAAATGGTTCTGCGAGTAAAGAGAAGGGGtggtttgattatgattatgagaGTTTTGTTGATGTTTCAAAGAGAGTGATGCAAGGAAGAAATCGCAAGCAGCAACAAGAAGTGGTTCGTGAGGTTCTCTTGTCTATGCTCCCTCCAGGTGCTCCTGAGCAG TTCAAGAAATTGTTTCCACCTACAAAATGGGCTGCAGAATTCAACGCTGCATTGACTGTTCCTTTCTTCCAGTGGTTGGTTGGGCCTTCTGAG GTTGTGGAAGTGGAGGTAAATGGGGAGAAGCAAAAAAGTGGAGTACATATAAAGAAATGCAG GTACCTTGAGAATAGTGGATGTGTAGGAATGTGTGTGAACATGTGCAAGATTCCTACTCAAGACTTCTTCACTAATGAATTCGGGCTTCCATTAACTATGATACCTA ATTTTGAAGATATGAGTTGCGAAATGGTTTACGGCCAAGTTCCACCCCCATTTGAAGAGGATCCAGTAGTAAAACAGCCTTGTCTTGCAGATATTT GCACCTTGGCAAGTCCCAACTCAAGTTTTTGTCCCAAGTTAGAAGCTTGA